gggCTAAAGCACTCTCAGTCATTTGCAAAGATGACTAATAGCTCGGCTTTGGTACCATTGCTGAGGAACCCTGGTCTGTATTGGGTTATTcctatgcttttctttctcaaagccaGTTCTCTCTGTGACTAACTTTCCCTCTCACACTCACTAGTCCTGTAATgactacatttattttattaatagctTATAGGGTGAAACATTGTCAAAgacttttttaagttttaaagtaCAGATATTTACCAAGTTTTATGTTCATGCCTGTTTTCCTGAGGCATAATGTAATAAGTTGAAATAGGCATACCTTCAGTTATTTTGTGCCttgtaaatttattatttataccaccagctttccaGAAAGACATGAGTTCACTGGTCTGTATTTACTCAGGTCCTTCTTAGGGCCTTTATTTAAGCATAGGGGTCAAATTTTTAATATACCATTTTCCAGAAAAGTGGCGGTTTATTAATCAGTAGGTTGTACATTTTAGGTGAGAGGTTTCCTGCTTCACTTttgatttccttaaaaattattgGGTAAatgccatctgggcctggtgtcACATCCTCTTTTATTCTGTCAATGTAGTTTTCAAAATTCTGCCTGCCAGCTGTTGTTCAGTCTTGGACTTCTAACCTGACAATTTTGGTGAAGGTGATTTCAAATGTGTATCTTTGTAAAAACAGATGCATGGAATTTATTAAATCTATCAGCCATTTTCTTTTGCTGATTCATGTGGATGTAGAAGAAGTAATTGAAGAAGGCATTCTTTGGCTGGAGAACAGTGTGAGCAAATATGTGAcaaaaatgcatttgtttttttGGAACAGAGATAAAGTTAGAAAGGTAGGTCAGTGCCATATTCAGGAAAGAGTTACTAAattaaggagtttgaattttatcctacAGATAAtgataaaacactgaaaatagtGTTTTAGAAAATGAGTCTTCCATCAGCATGTGGAGGTAAATTGGAGGGATCTGAGGCTAGAGACAGGGAAGTAACATTAGGGGGCTACTTAAATCATTGACATGTGAGGGTGATAAGGAGTTGAGGTAGTAGGCTCTAAATGATACATCGTAACGATATTCTTTCAAACTTCCTATTGTGTGTTTTTGGGTGGGTTTGTCTACGGAACAGAACATAATCATTTTTAGCCAGTCTTCACAAAATCTTATTAATTAATAACATCTTTGCCCTGTGTCTTAAAGGATATCTACATCAAACCAGATCACTATAGTGAATTCATAAAGAAAGAAGACCTGATTTATCTTACGTCAGATTCACCTAATGTCCTGAAGGAATTAGATGAATCCAAGGCCTATGTGATCGGAGGGTTAGTGGATCACAACCATCACAAGGTACTGTTAAggtttcatttttgcttttgctcaTACTTAAAATTGATACATCAATTTTCCTGATAGTAAAAATACTTCTTGATAGTAACAGTAATGCTGATCTTTATTGAGTGCCTAGCAAATTTCAGTCACCTTTCTAGCTAGGCACAGCATTTCACGTACGTTAGTTTGCTTAATCCTCACTACAGCCCAGTGCAGTCAGTGCTGTTATCATctgccttttacagatgaggaaccggAGGCACAGAGAAATAAGTCTAGAATCAATAGTAATAGGTGGTAAAGCAGATATTTGAAACCAGGCGGATTGTTCCAGAGCCCACATACTTAAGTGATACACTATATTGATAGAAGATGATGTTGCTAATCACTGTCTAGGCATTGGTAAAATTTATATCAATTTATACCAAAACTGgtaaatttataagttttaaatatgTGATTTTCATGGGAtgtgttttctgttctttcataTTCATACTTTTGTCTATTCCCACCTACTCACCCTCATTCTaatgaaaaattacataaatacactttctaaaagaaaacatcattttgTACTTTGCCAGCTACTTTGTGGCAGGCCAAATTAACCGAACTAAAGAAAACCATGCTTCCTAAGTGTCTGAGGAAGTATTGTTAGGAGAGTAACAGGAAGGAATTCATTGTTCTTGTAGAGCACACTGTGCAGAAGAGCTTCCCGCAATGCTGGAAACGTTTGTCCTCCTGTCCAGCACGGTAGCTACATGGCTGCTGAGCACGTGACATGTGCACAGAGTGATTGAGAAGCTGACTTTGTGTAAACTGTTAAATTGGAGTGGTCACTGTGGCTGCAGTCGGACAGGGCAGCTCTCTAGCATCATAGGGAATTTTAGCAGAATGATCTGTggcctttttacttttttctcagtGGAAAAATTCTCTTTTACTTATGTGGAACCAAAGTTTTTCCTCTCATGTTGACTGTTTCTCTGaactaaaacaattttgttttcaaaagcacTTACCTCAATCTGTTACTAAGTATTTGTCCCTAAAATAGGCAAACTACTAGTTGAGAAATTTcgctcttctttctcctctgctcttgtcTTTTGGCTGTTTCAGTTCTGGTTAGACCCAGGCTTTaaggattttaattttgagaagggAGAAAATTCATATTCAACATTCTTTTAattgacagaaagagaaaaataaaattttataggcaatttttaaaatttctaaattcagattttcatttaatttgtccTTTGTGCCTCTAGTCTTATGTAATGAAACATAGTTTTGTCTTTATATCTTTTACATGTGTGGGAAGAGTAATGGTGCTGCTCTAGGAATTCAGTTTGAGTATTTTAAAgtgagagaaaaggcagagtgGAGTGGTGAAAAGATATTTGAGCCAGGAGGCATGAGCCAGGCTTCTCCTGTGGGTCCGCCACTGGGGGCTTTGTGACAGGGGAGGGGACATGTCTCTGGTTTCCTCCTTGTAAACTGGTTAAGCAAATGCCCTAAACATTCTACTTACTGCCCTAAACAAACTGCTACTGTCAGGAGAGTGTTTCCAAATTAGCAGTTaaacacgcacagacacacacacacacacttcttcaGATTACATTCTCTGAACTAaagtattttctagaaattatttattctgtcatagactttaagttaaaataatttaatgttcTAGTCCAAGTTATAGTGTCTTTGTTTTAGGGACTCACATATAAACAAGCATCAGAGCATGGAATTGATCATGCGCAGCTTCCCCTTGGAAATTTCGTGAAGATGAATAGTAGAAAAGTTTTGGCAGTTAATCATGGTAAGCTCTGAGGGGATAAACTGAAAATATACCTGAGTGAACATTTTGAAGAAGAATATTACATTTACATTTGGACAAGTACAAAATATGTACCTTGCTGgagacaaaattttaaagtataatcaTGTGTAATTTGTTTGAATATAGAAATAACACAggcatattttagaaaattttgaaaatgtagtaaagtataaaggaaaataagctaTAATTTCACTATCCAGAGATACTTGGTATTAACTTTTTGATGTGTTTCCTACCAgttttttcctatgcatagaTACTGTTTATTACATAATTGGATTTTTACTGTATTGCATAAGATGTTAAAAATCTggggtgtttttttccccatttataattatatttttccatgtcATTGAATCATTGTTAATGACTATGTAATATTCCACCAtctgaatatataatatatatatatatatatatatatataaaataatttaactgttcttctgttgattttttttttctttttactactgtaaataacattttaatagaCATCCTTGGACCTAAGTCTTTGCCtggagttttgctttttaaaacagttttagtaCAGATTTTTGTTAGTACACAACTATTTAGTGGACTCTTTTTATGTGCTAAGCACATTCTCTATAGCAGCATCTAGGGAGTTATAGAAATGAACTTGTTGATTCAGAGAATGAACTACTTCTAAGACTTTGGATAGACAGTGGAAATTACTTTTCCGTAAAGTAATCCTGATTAACCCTTGAGCAGTGTATTAAAGTGAGAGTACCTTGGAGACAGCATTAATATTCTTTACCTCTAATATAGAAAAAAGGCAGGCCAGACGCTCCTCGGAGTGAGTGGCTCTAtaggaaagacagaagaaattTAGATTaatgtcaactttttttttctggttgttatTAGCACATAAAGGATAAAGAAGTGAGGAGGATAAAGAAGAAtaggcaggaaaggagaaaggtcCTCTGTCTGCTGATTATCACTAACAAGAGTAGTGGTGAACCCCTGCGTGCCTACGGACTAGATTGAGGGGAATCCAGACAAGGCAGGACAGGCTGAGCACCTTGGGGCAGCTGGCCCTGAGAGCCAGTGGGAGAAGGAAGTGGTAAGGACGGAGTAGTTGTTAGGACATGCTGGCACTCTTCACACAAACACAATGTGTGTTAAAATACAGCATGCAGCATTGTGATGAACTCAGCTAAGAAATGTATGGGCTTTGTCTTTGTTGCAGTGTTTGAGATTATTCTGGAATATCTGGAAACCAGAGACTGGCAGGAAGCATTTTTTACCATCTTACCCCAGCGGAAAGGAGCTGTTCCCACAGACAACGCCTGTGGAAGTTCCTCACATAACAAGAAGTCTGCCAGAGCTGGAGGTGGACTGGACAGTGATTCCAGTGAAGAGGAAAATAGCAGAAATGAACTGGATTCACCACGTGAGGAAGAAAATCGGGATAAAGAAAACAGCACTGAATCTGCCATGAACTCTATACCACACTAATGTCATCTGGGATCTTTGTTTTTTAGTTAAAGGACAAATTAGGAGAAAATGACATGCTTCAGAGAATATTTGAATTGGAAGAAAATTtcatttgctctatttctgtttttattttttggtgaggaagattggccctgagctaacatctgttgccaactttcctcattttgcttgaggaagactattgctgagctaacatccctgcctatctccctctgtttcatgtgggatgctgccacagcatggcttgatgagcggtgctaggtccacacctgggatccaaaccttccaaccacaggctgccaaaggggagtgcgcaaacttaaccactatgctactgggctagTCCCCTCGTTTTCTCTTAGTTctgttgtaaatttttaaaactttcttttaaaataaaaagcccttataagaaaacattttttgcttttgcataagatttaaatgtgtaatttttaaaatagttttctaagCCTCTAATGagttttttgagaattttattagtaaagcttcattctcttttttttttactggaatgTATTCTTTAGAATGTGCCTTCTGACCTTCAGTTTTATTAGTTTATGTTTATCTCAGTGCCTTTCTGGTTTGCTGTCTGCTTATTT
This genomic window from Equus przewalskii isolate Varuska chromosome 3, EquPr2, whole genome shotgun sequence contains:
- the TRMT10A gene encoding tRNA methyltransferase 10 homolog A isoform X6, whose translation is MSSETLPAFVETSNVERTQDLSEDQEESQKPRSGEGLEPISKRQMKKLIKQKQWEEQRELRKQKRKEKRKRKQLERHCQQDSNSDGNDRKRIRRDVVHSTLRLVIDCSFDSLMVLKDIKKLHKQIQRCYAENRRALHPVQFYLTSHGGQLKKNMDENDKGWVNWKDIYIKPDHYSEFIKKEDLIYLTSDSPNVLKELDESKAYVIGGLVDHNHHKGLTYKQASEHGIDHAQLPLGNFVKMNSRKVLAVNHVFEIILEYLETRDWQEAFFTILPQRKGAVPTDNACGSSSHNKKSARAGGGLDSDSSEEENSRNELDSPREEENRDKENSTESAMNSIPH
- the TRMT10A gene encoding tRNA methyltransferase 10 homolog A isoform X3, which translates into the protein MPHFFQKHQIMSSETLPAFVETSNVERTQDLSEDQEESQKPRSGEGLEPISKRQMKKLIKQKQWEEQRELRKQKRKEKRKRKQLERHCQQDSNSDGNDRKRIRRDVVHSTLRLVIDCSFDSLMVLKDIKKLHKQIQRCYAENRRALHPVQFYLTSHGGQLKKNMDENDKGWVNWKDIYIKPDHYSEFIKKEDLIYLTSDSPNVLKELDESKAYVIGGLVDHNHHKGLTYKQASEHGIDHAQLPLGNFVKMNSRKVLAVNHVFEIILEYLETRDWQEAFFTILPQRKGAVPTDNACGSSSHNKKSARAGGGLDSDSSEEENSRNELDSPREEENRDKENSTESAMNSIPH
- the TRMT10A gene encoding tRNA methyltransferase 10 homolog A isoform X7, yielding MFQSAYVLAPFRRMECWTSRSPFSHSKQKRKEKRKRKQLERHCQQDSNSDGNDRKRIRRDVVHSTLRLVIDCSFDSLMVLKDIKKLHKQIQRCYAENRRALHPVQFYLTSHGGQLKKNMDENDKGWVNWKDIYIKPDHYSEFIKKEDLIYLTSDSPNVLKELDESKAYVIGGLVDHNHHKGLTYKQASEHGIDHAQLPLGNFVKMNSRKVLAVNHVFEIILEYLETRDWQEAFFTILPQRKGAVPTDNACGSSSHNKKSARAGGGLDSDSSEEENSRNELDSPREEENRDKENSTESAMNSIPH